From a region of the Chitinophaga caseinilytica genome:
- a CDS encoding TonB-dependent receptor, with amino-acid sequence MKHPPLHNILLLASVLSAAGKTAAAQERPAARDSVHPLTEVIVTANKFEEKSRFVAQKVEVMHAPEIRASLSNNTGGLLEQSGKVFVQRSQLGGGSPVLRGFEASRILLVVDGVRMNNAIYRTGHLQNVITIDDDITEKVEIIYGPASTIYGSDALGGVIHFRTKDPQFHRFSTNISARYSSAFEEYTGHLDVNAGGRKFASLTSFSYSDVGDLRMGARRNRHDGDWGKRRQFIGSVNGVDSVLSNADERIQRNSGYRQYDLLQKFRWQPKEGHEHLFNIQYSTSSDIPRYDRLTDLRNGKLRWAEWYYGPQDRLMAAWQFKSSRLNGFFDQLMAGASYQSVEESRMQRAYRNPQREHRIENIHVAAFHLDLRKSKGRHELNVGGDGQLNFLKSTAFRQNIQQGEKQTGLDTRYPDGQNRMHYFGAYAQHLYKIVPGKLILNDGLRANYTALRCTFADTSILHLPFTEANQRHVTWSANLGLIYLPDTQTKLSFDASTGYRAPNIDDIAKVFESAGGAQLVVPNPDLRPEQTVNFDLGAARQFGERLFLELNGFYSLLRNAIVLDAFLFNGKPGVVYNGQLTPVVAAQNKAKATIAGFQAAAQWQLLPRLRAYGNVTYTHGRYTDAKGARMPMDHIPPVFGKAGVQFGWKQLETEGYVLFNGWKKSKDYNPNGEDNLVYATPEGTPSWTTLNLSARYPVLPWLKVQAGLENLLDIHYRVFASGISSPGRNVVLKLQASF; translated from the coding sequence ATGAAACACCCTCCTCTACATAACATTTTGCTCCTCGCTTCCGTACTTTCCGCTGCCGGAAAGACCGCTGCCGCGCAGGAGCGCCCCGCGGCCAGGGATTCCGTTCATCCGCTGACGGAAGTCATCGTAACCGCCAATAAATTCGAAGAAAAAAGCCGGTTCGTGGCACAGAAAGTGGAAGTAATGCACGCCCCGGAAATCAGGGCCTCACTATCCAACAACACGGGCGGGCTCCTCGAGCAAAGCGGGAAAGTTTTCGTGCAAAGAAGCCAACTGGGCGGTGGAAGCCCCGTGCTCAGGGGCTTTGAAGCCAGCCGCATACTGCTCGTGGTAGACGGGGTGCGGATGAACAACGCCATTTACCGGACAGGCCACCTCCAGAACGTGATCACCATTGACGACGACATCACCGAAAAAGTCGAGATCATCTACGGCCCCGCCTCCACCATTTACGGCTCCGACGCCCTGGGCGGCGTTATCCATTTCCGGACGAAAGACCCGCAGTTCCATCGCTTCTCCACCAACATCTCCGCCCGCTACAGCAGCGCGTTTGAGGAATATACCGGACATCTGGACGTAAACGCCGGCGGCCGGAAGTTTGCCTCACTGACTTCGTTCTCCTATTCCGACGTGGGAGATCTCCGCATGGGGGCGCGCCGCAACCGGCACGACGGCGATTGGGGCAAGCGCAGACAGTTCATCGGAAGCGTTAACGGCGTAGATTCGGTGCTTTCCAATGCCGACGAGCGCATCCAGCGGAACAGTGGCTACCGGCAATACGACCTGTTACAGAAATTCAGGTGGCAGCCGAAGGAAGGACATGAACATCTCTTCAACATCCAATACTCCACCAGCAGCGACATCCCACGGTACGACCGGCTGACGGACCTCCGCAACGGCAAGCTCCGCTGGGCCGAATGGTACTACGGGCCACAGGACAGGCTCATGGCCGCCTGGCAATTCAAATCCTCCCGGTTGAACGGCTTTTTCGACCAGCTGATGGCCGGGGCGAGCTACCAATCGGTGGAAGAAAGCCGCATGCAGCGCGCCTACCGCAATCCGCAGCGCGAACATCGCATCGAAAACATCCACGTAGCCGCATTCCATCTCGATCTGCGCAAAAGCAAAGGCAGGCATGAGCTGAACGTGGGCGGCGACGGACAGTTGAACTTCCTCAAATCCACCGCCTTCCGGCAAAACATCCAGCAGGGAGAAAAGCAAACGGGGCTTGACACGCGATATCCGGACGGGCAGAACCGTATGCATTATTTCGGCGCATACGCACAGCACCTGTACAAGATCGTTCCGGGAAAACTGATCCTCAACGACGGCCTGCGCGCCAATTACACGGCATTGCGCTGCACCTTCGCAGACACGTCCATCCTCCACCTGCCCTTTACTGAAGCCAACCAGCGGCATGTGACCTGGAGCGCCAATCTCGGCCTGATCTACCTTCCCGATACACAAACCAAATTGTCGTTCGACGCATCCACCGGCTATCGCGCGCCGAATATCGACGACATCGCCAAGGTTTTCGAATCTGCCGGCGGCGCACAGCTGGTGGTCCCCAACCCCGACCTGCGGCCGGAGCAAACCGTCAATTTCGACCTGGGAGCGGCGCGGCAATTCGGGGAACGGCTGTTCCTGGAGTTGAACGGGTTTTACAGCCTGCTGCGCAACGCCATCGTGCTGGACGCGTTTCTCTTCAACGGCAAGCCCGGCGTGGTTTACAACGGACAGCTCACGCCCGTGGTGGCGGCGCAGAACAAGGCCAAAGCCACGATCGCGGGCTTCCAGGCGGCGGCGCAATGGCAACTGCTCCCGCGCCTTCGCGCATATGGCAACGTCACGTACACGCATGGCAGGTATACCGATGCGAAAGGCGCCCGTATGCCCATGGACCACATCCCGCCCGTGTTCGGCAAAGCCGGCGTTCAATTCGGCTGGAAGCAGCTGGAAACGGAAGGTTACGTGCTTTTCAACGGCTGGAAGAAATCGAAGGACTATAATCCGAACGGCGAAGACAACCTCGTCTACGCCACGCCCGAAGGCACGCCTTCCTGGACGACGCTGAACCTGTCCGCGCGTTATCCGGTGCTGCCATGGCTGAAAGTGCAGGCAGGACTGGAAAATCTCCTAGACATTCATTACCGCGTATTCGCGTCGGGTATCAGCAGTCCGGGAAGGAATGTGGTACTGAAGCTGCAGGCTTCGTTTTGA